In one window of Aquamicrobium sp. DNA:
- a CDS encoding helix-turn-helix domain-containing protein, which produces MDNAGGLIRFSTMQAAAGTDASVEEVYAQVTRMNIASVDEAALDVDMSLRLLPGVAIAAITASPYRVERTHEQTIDGNDDFVLTIVRQAGVAGGQAGRGAELQTGEAFLFHNDGRMTAVAPIGARVINVAVPKGLIVPVVKDIDAVLKDKLPRSMPLALLASYAEGLMADIPLTPEAGRMAGSHMRDLIVAVMNAQPEALEETSSRGVQAARLAAIKHDIAENLADPGLSLDAVAIRHGISPHYIRLLFNQDGTAFSDYVREQRLLAAFRHLTDWRSERLSITAIAFECGFGDLSWFNQAFKRRFGRTPSDVRHAEDRKHGGASFN; this is translated from the coding sequence ATGGACAATGCGGGAGGATTGATCCGGTTTTCCACGATGCAGGCCGCTGCCGGGACGGACGCGAGTGTCGAGGAAGTCTATGCTCAGGTCACGCGAATGAACATCGCCTCGGTCGATGAAGCCGCCCTCGACGTCGACATGTCGCTGAGGCTTCTGCCCGGTGTTGCCATTGCTGCGATCACGGCCTCGCCCTACAGGGTGGAGCGCACGCACGAGCAGACGATCGATGGGAACGACGATTTCGTATTGACGATCGTGCGCCAGGCAGGGGTTGCAGGAGGGCAGGCCGGTCGCGGTGCCGAACTGCAGACCGGGGAGGCTTTCCTGTTCCACAACGACGGGCGAATGACCGCCGTGGCTCCGATCGGTGCCAGGGTCATCAATGTTGCGGTGCCGAAAGGACTGATTGTTCCGGTCGTCAAGGACATCGACGCGGTGCTGAAAGACAAGCTGCCGCGCTCTATGCCGCTTGCGCTGCTCGCCTCCTATGCGGAAGGACTAATGGCGGACATCCCGCTGACGCCGGAAGCGGGACGCATGGCCGGTTCTCATATGCGCGATCTGATTGTTGCGGTGATGAACGCGCAGCCCGAGGCCCTGGAGGAAACGAGCTCTCGCGGCGTCCAGGCCGCACGGCTGGCCGCCATCAAGCATGATATTGCCGAGAATCTCGCAGATCCCGGATTGTCGCTCGATGCGGTGGCGATCCGGCATGGGATTTCGCCGCACTATATTCGGCTGCTGTTCAATCAGGACGGCACGGCGTTCTCCGACTATGTGCGCGAGCAGCGCCTGCTTGCGGCGTTCCGGCATCTGACCGATTGGAGATCGGAACGCCTTTCGATCACCGCCATCGCCTTCGAGTGCGGATTCGGCGACCTGTCCTGGTTCAATCAGGCGTTCAAGAGGCGGTTCGGACGGACCCCCTCGGATGTCCGCCATGCCGAGGATCGCAAGCACGGCGGCGCCAGTTTCAACTAG